A window of the Nibribacter ruber genome harbors these coding sequences:
- a CDS encoding cytochrome c oxidase subunit I, which yields MSSTDISLHNDVHLEHDEHEHHDQNFLEKYIFSQDHKVIAKQFLFAGIFWAIIGGTLSSLFRLQLGFPDATFTFLEPILGKWVEGGKLNPEFYLALVTMHGTIMVFFVLTAGLSGTFSNFLIPLQIGARDMASGFMNMLSFWFFFIASVIMFYSLFLETGPAAGGWTVYPPLSALPQAISGSGTGMTMWLVSMALFIISQLLGGVNYITTVINMRTRGLSMSKLPLTIWAFFITAILGLLAFPVLFSAALLLIFDRSFGTSFFLSDIYVAGEMLSHTGGSPILFQHLFWFLGHPEVYIVILPTFGIVSEVIATCSRKPIFGYRAMIGSLMGIALLSFVVWAHHMFVSGMNPFLGSVFMFLTLIIAVPSAVKVFNWIATLWRGNINFTPAMLFSVAFVSLFISGGVTGIILGNSALDIQLHDTYFVVAHFHLVMGSAAFFGMFAGVYHWFPKMFGRMMDEKLAYIHFWITFAGVYLIFMPMHYIGIAGFPRRYYTWTGFDTFSTFLNLNTFITVAAVLSFFAQLFFLFNFFYSIFRGRRATENPWKSNTLEWTTPVNPGHGNWPGALPVVYRWPYDYSKPGAPEDFIPQNVPFSQTQSSNLPHERDFE from the coding sequence ATGTCTAGTACGGATATTTCATTACATAACGATGTGCACCTGGAGCATGATGAGCATGAGCATCATGATCAAAACTTCCTTGAGAAGTATATCTTCAGCCAGGATCACAAAGTAATTGCTAAACAATTTCTTTTTGCCGGTATTTTCTGGGCTATCATTGGTGGTACCCTTTCCAGCTTATTCAGATTACAACTGGGCTTTCCGGACGCTACTTTCACTTTCCTGGAGCCAATCCTGGGTAAGTGGGTAGAAGGTGGTAAATTGAATCCTGAGTTCTACCTGGCTTTGGTAACCATGCACGGTACCATCATGGTATTCTTTGTATTAACAGCTGGCCTGAGCGGTACCTTCAGTAACTTCTTGATTCCGTTGCAAATTGGAGCAAGAGACATGGCCTCTGGTTTCATGAACATGCTTTCCTTCTGGTTCTTCTTTATTGCCAGTGTAATCATGTTTTACTCACTTTTCTTGGAAACAGGCCCTGCTGCCGGAGGTTGGACGGTATATCCTCCGCTAAGTGCATTGCCACAAGCTATTTCTGGTTCTGGGACTGGTATGACCATGTGGTTGGTAAGTATGGCCCTGTTCATTATTTCTCAGTTGTTGGGTGGTGTGAACTATATCACGACCGTGATCAACATGAGAACGCGTGGTTTGTCTATGTCTAAGTTGCCTTTGACTATCTGGGCCTTTTTCATAACTGCCATCTTAGGCTTATTGGCTTTCCCGGTTCTTTTCTCAGCTGCGTTGTTATTGATTTTTGACCGTAGCTTTGGCACTAGCTTCTTCTTATCAGATATCTATGTAGCTGGTGAAATGCTATCTCATACTGGTGGTAGCCCAATCTTGTTCCAGCACTTGTTCTGGTTCTTAGGCCACCCAGAGGTATACATTGTAATTCTTCCAACGTTTGGTATCGTATCTGAAGTAATTGCCACTTGCTCTCGGAAACCAATCTTCGGTTACCGTGCCATGATTGGCTCATTGATGGGAATTGCCCTTCTCTCGTTTGTTGTTTGGGCGCACCACATGTTCGTGTCAGGTATGAATCCTTTCTTAGGGTCTGTCTTCATGTTCCTAACGCTAATCATTGCAGTACCTTCTGCGGTGAAGGTGTTCAACTGGATAGCTACTTTGTGGAGAGGTAATATCAACTTTACGCCAGCTATGTTGTTCTCAGTGGCATTCGTGTCCTTATTCATCTCAGGTGGTGTAACGGGTATCATCTTAGGTAACTCTGCCCTTGATATCCAACTGCACGATACTTATTTTGTTGTGGCCCACTTCCACTTAGTAATGGGTAGTGCCGCTTTCTTTGGGATGTTTGCTGGGGTGTATCACTGGTTCCCTAAGATGTTTGGTAGAATGATGGATGAGAAGTTAGCGTACATCCACTTCTGGATCACATTTGCTGGTGTATACCTAATCTTCATGCCTATGCACTACATTGGTATTGCAGGTTTCCCGAGAAGATATTATACCTGGACTGGTTTTGATACCTTCAGCACTTTCTTGAACCTGAACACCTTTATCACAGTTGCTGCGGTTCTTTCTTTCTTTGCCCAGCTATTCTTCTTGTTCAACTTTTTCTACAGCATCTTTAGAGGAAGAAGAGCGACTGAGAACCCTTGGAAATCAAATACGCTTGAATGGACTACCCCAGTGAACCCAGGTCACGGTAACTGGCCAGGAGCTCTTCCAGTGGTGTACAGATGGCCATATGATTATAGCAAGCCTGGTGCTCCAGAAGATTTCATACCACAGAACGTACCATTCTCTCAAACGCAGTCTTCTAACTTGCCGCACGAGAGAGACTTTGAGTAA
- a CDS encoding quinol:cytochrome C oxidoreductase codes for MITEETLSISKRTNNRFFFMIAIGLVLLIIGLIIAANSGGHGGEHGEAAAASHGSTWVTRLLANLWLNNVYLSGIAVIGVFFVAVQYVAYAGWATVVKRVFEALGNYLPVGGIIMLVLFLGPILFTGHNPIFHWTDHTLTEVGHANYDPIIAGKSGFLNVTFYTIRMVVFFGLWILFFRWLRTQSVNEDLNGGLEPYNKSIRISAAFLVVFGVTSSIAAWDWVMSIDSHWFSTLFGWYVFASWFVSGLAAITLAVIFLKQHGYLRMVNANHLHDLGKFIFGFSIFWTYTWFSQFMLYWYANLPEEAVYFIERLGGYDNHYTWIVFFNLLVNFAFPFLFLMTRDAKRQMLMLKIACIAVLIGHWFDFYLMIMPGTMRGNSGFGLIEIGAALTFLGIFLLMFTKGLSKLSLVPVNHPFLEESVHHHV; via the coding sequence ATGATAACTGAAGAAACACTTAGTATTTCTAAAAGAACCAATAACCGGTTCTTCTTCATGATCGCCATTGGGTTGGTATTACTAATCATAGGCTTGATCATTGCTGCTAATTCTGGCGGACATGGGGGAGAGCACGGGGAGGCCGCAGCTGCCAGCCATGGTTCCACGTGGGTGACCCGCTTGCTGGCAAACCTATGGTTAAACAATGTATACCTTTCTGGTATTGCCGTAATTGGGGTCTTCTTTGTTGCGGTACAATATGTAGCCTACGCCGGATGGGCAACCGTGGTGAAAAGAGTTTTTGAAGCCTTAGGCAATTACCTGCCGGTAGGTGGAATCATCATGTTGGTTCTTTTCTTGGGACCAATTTTGTTCACCGGGCATAACCCTATCTTCCATTGGACGGACCATACCCTAACAGAAGTAGGCCATGCGAATTATGACCCTATTATTGCTGGTAAGAGCGGTTTCCTAAACGTGACCTTCTATACCATCAGAATGGTAGTGTTCTTTGGTCTTTGGATTTTGTTCTTCAGATGGTTGCGTACGCAATCAGTGAATGAGGATTTAAATGGTGGTTTAGAGCCATACAACAAAAGCATCAGAATCTCTGCCGCTTTCTTAGTTGTATTCGGGGTAACTTCTTCCATTGCTGCCTGGGACTGGGTAATGTCAATTGACAGCCACTGGTTCAGTACCTTGTTTGGATGGTATGTTTTTGCCAGCTGGTTCGTTTCTGGTCTAGCTGCCATTACCTTGGCCGTTATTTTCCTGAAGCAGCATGGTTATTTGAGAATGGTGAATGCCAACCACTTGCATGATCTTGGTAAATTCATCTTTGGTTTCAGTATTTTCTGGACCTATACCTGGTTCTCTCAATTTATGTTGTATTGGTATGCCAACCTTCCAGAAGAGGCGGTTTACTTCATTGAGCGTTTGGGTGGATATGATAACCATTACACTTGGATTGTATTCTTCAACCTGTTGGTCAACTTTGCTTTCCCTTTCTTGTTCTTAATGACAAGAGATGCCAAACGCCAGATGCTGATGCTGAAGATTGCCTGTATTGCTGTGCTTATTGGTCACTGGTTTGATTTTTACCTGATGATCATGCCAGGAACTATGCGTGGAAACAGTGGTTTTGGTTTGATAGAGATTGGAGCAGCATTGACTTTCCTGGGTATCTTCTTATTGATGTTCACCAAAGGCCTGTCTAAACTTTCCTTGGTCCCTGTGAACCATCCATTCTTGGAGGAAAGTGTTCATCATCACGTATAA
- a CDS encoding c-type cytochrome, which produces MNNFFRTGAKASVILFSSISLLSCGNDATDPGLEYAPDMYNPVAYEPLKQLDGNYNAFNPGGGNLRVPAANTIARGKLGFYTRISKDSAEVAGRELTNPLQATSTNLAEGKVLYLRFCSPCHGESGAGDGLVGAKFKGVPNYTQGRYATLPVGHIYHVIVNGRGRMMPHGTQVNPEERWKIAMYVKQLQKGITEVEGEAAGSADAASNSADAPAGASTTENTNPVTGTTADPTKDTRN; this is translated from the coding sequence ATGAACAATTTCTTTAGAACTGGAGCTAAAGCCTCCGTGATTCTTTTCTCGTCCATTTCCTTGCTTTCTTGTGGCAATGATGCCACTGATCCAGGTCTGGAATACGCGCCGGATATGTACAACCCGGTGGCCTATGAGCCATTGAAGCAATTGGATGGAAATTACAACGCCTTTAACCCAGGCGGAGGCAATCTGCGGGTACCTGCGGCTAATACCATTGCAAGAGGCAAACTGGGCTTCTACACTCGCATTTCAAAAGACAGTGCAGAAGTAGCCGGAAGAGAGTTAACTAATCCCTTACAGGCAACTAGCACTAACCTGGCTGAAGGCAAAGTCTTGTATTTGAGATTCTGCTCACCATGTCATGGCGAAAGCGGTGCAGGTGATGGTTTGGTTGGCGCAAAATTCAAAGGTGTTCCCAACTACACCCAAGGCCGTTATGCCACTTTGCCTGTTGGCCACATTTACCATGTAATTGTGAATGGTCGCGGACGCATGATGCCACACGGTACTCAGGTGAACCCAGAAGAACGCTGGAAGATTGCCATGTATGTGAAACAACTGCAAAAGGGAATTACGGAAGTAGAAGGAGAGGCTGCTGGCAGTGCTGACGCCGCTTCAAATTCTGCGGATGCTCCTGCAGGCGCGAGCACAACTGAAAACACTAATCCGGTAACAGGTACAACTGCGGATCCTACAAAGGATACCCGTAACTAA
- a CDS encoding cytochrome c oxidase subunit II, giving the protein MITIVVALSILFLLVILYLLFRIQVLASIFKGSYRQDVGKSNKVNATLLLLFFVIMGGLFIWSFMDSMDDMILPNASVHGIDIDQMFWTTMIVIGIVFVITHVLLFVYSYKYQHKEGKRAFYYPHNNKIEIIWTVIPAVVMALLVFSGWKTWAKITSPAPKEAVIVEVMGKQFNWMVRYPGADNKLGVVKTSLINANNEFGIDFTDKNAMDDFMPREIHVPKGTPVLLKIRSRDVIHSVFLPHFRVKMDAVPGMPTSFWFIPTKTTAEVQTETGNSNFKYELACTEVCGRGHFAMKFTLVVDEPEDYQKWLKEQKAFTVEHPEMLANGTSSPAVANVATSAAE; this is encoded by the coding sequence ATGATTACGATTGTTGTAGCACTATCAATCCTCTTTTTACTGGTCATTCTGTACCTATTATTTAGAATCCAGGTTCTGGCTTCTATCTTCAAGGGCAGCTATCGCCAAGATGTAGGAAAAAGTAATAAAGTCAACGCTACCTTGTTGCTGTTGTTCTTTGTAATCATGGGTGGCTTGTTCATCTGGTCTTTCATGGATTCCATGGATGACATGATTCTACCTAACGCTTCTGTTCACGGCATAGACATTGACCAGATGTTCTGGACAACTATGATTGTGATTGGTATTGTGTTTGTGATTACGCACGTGCTTTTGTTTGTGTATTCTTATAAATACCAGCACAAAGAGGGCAAACGCGCTTTTTACTATCCTCACAATAACAAAATTGAGATTATCTGGACAGTGATTCCTGCCGTTGTGATGGCCCTGTTAGTATTCTCTGGCTGGAAGACTTGGGCAAAGATTACCAGCCCTGCTCCAAAAGAAGCCGTAATAGTAGAGGTGATGGGTAAGCAGTTCAACTGGATGGTGCGTTACCCAGGTGCCGATAACAAATTAGGAGTTGTGAAGACTTCCTTAATCAATGCCAATAATGAATTTGGTATTGACTTCACTGATAAGAATGCCATGGATGACTTTATGCCACGTGAAATCCACGTGCCTAAAGGAACGCCAGTGCTTTTGAAAATCAGATCAAGAGATGTAATTCACAGTGTTTTCCTTCCACACTTCAGAGTGAAGATGGATGCTGTACCGGGTATGCCAACCTCTTTCTGGTTTATTCCAACCAAGACTACGGCAGAGGTACAGACTGAGACAGGCAATTCCAACTTCAAGTATGAGTTGGCTTGTACGGAGGTTTGCGGAAGAGGTCACTTTGCCATGAAATTCACATTGGTAGTAGATGAACCAGAAGATTACCAGAAATGGTTAAAAGAGCAGAAGGCTTTCACTGTGGAGCATCCTGAGATGTTAGCCAATGGAACTTCTTCCCCCGCGGTTGCAAATGTGGCAACTAGTGCAGCTGAGTAG
- a CDS encoding COX15/CtaA family protein, whose protein sequence is MSKSFSSKRFRNIGVLTIASVYFLILVGGIVRSTGSGMGCPDWPKCFGMWVPPTTLGELPDNYLEVYKEKRIAKNERIAGVLAGMGFSKVSKEIFEHPNLYIETEFNATKTWIEYMNRLVGVSIGIFIFLTVLAAWPYRKTDPKVFWSAFVSFLLVGFQGWLGSLVVSTNLLPEMVTLHMALSLVLLALLIYSVVRANREKYYKTVTEPGNGILALILGALVLTFIQIIIGTQVREEIDVIAFNMSGLEREGWIGQLSTSFYVHRSLSILFVLLNIALAFKMKQLGNASLTKMAYWILFTIGLEVLLGIVLAYFALPAFAQPLHLMIGTGIFGLQFLLLMQYFYAQKAVKRFTGTVA, encoded by the coding sequence ATGAGTAAATCTTTTAGCAGTAAAAGGTTTAGAAATATAGGAGTACTTACTATTGCTTCTGTTTATTTTTTAATCTTAGTAGGGGGGATCGTCCGGAGCACGGGGTCCGGAATGGGATGTCCAGACTGGCCGAAGTGTTTTGGAATGTGGGTCCCCCCCACTACGTTAGGGGAGTTGCCAGATAACTATCTGGAAGTCTACAAAGAAAAACGAATTGCCAAAAACGAGCGCATCGCAGGGGTGTTGGCGGGCATGGGTTTCTCTAAGGTTTCCAAGGAAATATTTGAACATCCCAATCTGTACATTGAGACTGAGTTCAACGCTACCAAGACATGGATTGAGTACATGAACAGGTTAGTGGGGGTATCCATCGGGATATTTATTTTCCTGACCGTATTAGCAGCCTGGCCCTATAGGAAGACGGATCCGAAAGTATTTTGGTCAGCTTTTGTCTCATTCTTGTTAGTTGGATTTCAGGGTTGGTTGGGATCTTTGGTTGTCTCTACCAATCTTCTACCAGAAATGGTTACGCTGCACATGGCTTTATCTCTGGTCTTATTAGCCTTGTTAATTTACAGCGTGGTAAGAGCCAATAGAGAGAAGTACTATAAGACGGTAACAGAACCTGGTAATGGCATTCTTGCGTTGATTCTGGGGGCTTTGGTTCTTACCTTTATACAGATTATCATAGGTACGCAGGTAAGGGAGGAGATTGATGTGATTGCCTTCAACATGAGTGGCTTAGAAAGAGAAGGATGGATAGGCCAGTTAAGTACTTCTTTCTACGTGCACAGATCCCTGTCTATTTTATTTGTGTTGTTGAACATTGCCCTGGCCTTTAAGATGAAACAGTTGGGGAATGCTTCTTTAACTAAAATGGCTTATTGGATTCTTTTTACCATTGGTTTAGAGGTGTTGTTAGGTATTGTGTTGGCGTATTTTGCCTTACCGGCTTTTGCACAGCCCCTTCATTTAATGATTGGAACAGGCATTTTCGGGTTACAGTTTTTACTTCTGATGCAGTATTTTTATGCGCAGAAGGCAGTTAAACGCTTTACCGGTACAGTGGCTTAA
- a CDS encoding DUF3341 domain-containing protein: MTSKKFILGIFDDEDVLLNAIEKTRAAGTKIYDVFSPYPIHGIDDVLGIQRSRLPIVAFFCGLCGTSFALWMQIYMLGFDWPMIIGGKPHISIPAFIPVTFELTVLFASFGMVITFFIISGLRPTMKVPVMDVRSTDDKFVMAIEYKEGTNMQQLNDLLRSNGAIEVNEKEVVK; this comes from the coding sequence ATGACTAGTAAGAAATTCATACTCGGTATTTTCGACGACGAGGATGTGCTGCTGAACGCCATCGAAAAGACGCGCGCTGCTGGCACTAAGATCTACGACGTGTTCTCTCCGTATCCTATCCACGGGATTGATGATGTCCTAGGAATCCAACGCTCAAGATTGCCTATCGTGGCGTTCTTCTGTGGTCTGTGCGGAACTTCTTTTGCGCTTTGGATGCAGATTTATATGTTAGGTTTTGACTGGCCGATGATTATTGGTGGTAAGCCTCATATTTCTATCCCAGCCTTTATTCCGGTGACTTTTGAGTTAACAGTATTGTTTGCCTCATTTGGAATGGTGATCACTTTCTTCATCATCAGCGGGTTAAGACCAACTATGAAGGTTCCTGTAATGGATGTGCGTTCTACAGACGATAAGTTTGTGATGGCCATTGAATACAAAGAAGGTACCAATATGCAGCAACTGAACGATCTTCTTCGCTCTAACGGAGCTATAGAAGTTAACGAGAAGGAGGTAGTTAAATAA
- the nrfD gene encoding NrfD/PsrC family molybdoenzyme membrane anchor subunit has protein sequence MQHVSPIREPLVTGGKTYADITEDVCRQVEAKPNVRWMMALGVSLVFLGIFIYSVYRTLWFGIGEWGLNKTVGWAWDITNFVWWVGIGHAGTLISAILLLFRQKWRTSINRAAEAMTIFAVICAAMFPVLHMGRPWLAYWVLPLPNTFGSLWVNFNSPLLWDVFAISTYFSVSLVFWYIGLIPDFATIRDRAKGPIARRAYALLSMNWRGSAKHWSRYETVSLILAGLATPLVLSVHTIVSMDFATSVIPGWHTTIFPPYFVAGAIFSGFAMVLTLMIITRKVFKLEHYITLEHVESMNKVITLTGSIVGVAYITEFFIAWYSGVEYEQYAFINRATGPYWWAYWSMMTCNVITPQLFWFRSIRRSLTATFIISIFVNIGMWFERFVIIVTSLHRDFLPSSWVMFSPTSIDIGVYVGTMGLFFTLFLLFAKFFPVVNMAEVKAILKSSSGVNHSHDPHASMHATAPNNSHKHD, from the coding sequence ATGCAGCACGTATCTCCGATAAGAGAGCCCTTAGTAACTGGGGGTAAAACTTATGCAGACATCACGGAGGACGTATGTCGGCAGGTGGAAGCCAAGCCGAACGTCCGTTGGATGATGGCCCTCGGGGTTTCTTTGGTCTTCCTTGGAATCTTTATCTATTCTGTGTACCGCACCCTTTGGTTTGGTATTGGCGAATGGGGATTAAATAAAACCGTAGGTTGGGCATGGGACATCACCAACTTCGTATGGTGGGTAGGTATCGGTCACGCCGGTACCCTGATCTCTGCCATCTTGTTGTTGTTCCGCCAGAAATGGAGAACTTCCATCAACCGCGCCGCCGAGGCAATGACCATTTTCGCAGTAATCTGCGCGGCCATGTTCCCGGTATTGCACATGGGACGCCCTTGGTTAGCCTATTGGGTACTTCCTTTGCCTAACACCTTTGGTTCTTTGTGGGTTAACTTTAACTCACCGCTCCTTTGGGACGTGTTCGCGATCAGTACTTACTTTTCTGTATCCTTAGTGTTCTGGTACATTGGTTTGATTCCTGACTTTGCAACCATCCGTGATAGAGCAAAAGGTCCAATCGCTCGCAGAGCCTACGCTTTGCTAAGTATGAACTGGAGAGGTTCTGCCAAGCATTGGTCACGTTATGAGACCGTGTCTTTGATCCTGGCTGGTTTGGCAACTCCTTTGGTACTTTCGGTTCACACCATTGTATCCATGGACTTTGCAACCTCTGTGATTCCAGGATGGCACACCACCATTTTCCCTCCTTACTTTGTGGCAGGGGCTATCTTCTCTGGATTTGCCATGGTATTGACCTTGATGATCATTACCCGCAAAGTATTCAAGCTGGAGCACTACATTACCTTGGAGCACGTAGAGTCTATGAACAAGGTAATCACCTTGACAGGTTCTATTGTAGGGGTGGCGTATATTACTGAGTTCTTCATTGCCTGGTACTCTGGCGTTGAATATGAGCAATATGCGTTCATTAACCGCGCTACGGGTCCTTACTGGTGGGCATATTGGTCTATGATGACGTGTAACGTAATCACTCCACAGCTCTTCTGGTTCAGATCAATCCGTAGAAGCTTAACTGCTACGTTCATCATTTCTATCTTTGTGAACATTGGTATGTGGTTTGAGCGTTTTGTAATCATTGTTACGTCTCTGCACCGTGATTTCTTGCCATCTAGCTGGGTGATGTTTTCACCAACCAGCATTGACATTGGAGTATATGTTGGAACCATGGGCTTGTTCTTTACCCTGTTCCTTCTGTTCGCTAAATTCTTCCCGGTTGTAAACATGGCCGAGGTGAAAGCAATCTTGAAATCGTCATCTGGGGTTAATCATTCACATGACCCACATGCTTCCATGCATGCAACAGCCCCTAACAATTCTCACAAACATGACTAG